A window of the Glaciimonas sp. CA11.2 genome harbors these coding sequences:
- a CDS encoding XRE family transcriptional regulator, whose protein sequence is MIADRIRRARILRGLSLDGLAQKLGDVTKQGLSKYEQGKVTPNSTRLIQLAKALEVKPEYFFRKDSVSLAPLEFRKLAKMPRYRQEQVEEQIREHLERYIELEKCFDAADNSVPVMAPRSISVISVEDAENAASTLRDQWKIGGDAIANLTELLEEHGIKVALLSGCDDFDGACAATKDEEHVLVALNASRPGERMRFTAAHELGHWVMALPASMPEKIKELCCHRFAGAFLYPAERVKTDFGHHQRSRVHPRELLNAKQLYGVSMQVVLRRLKDLSLLSEPGYKSINIQFSVNGWRKNEPGVFLSERPRRFESLVFWGLAEDIFTLSRAAEFLQQPVGTFDTSLSDPLGRE, encoded by the coding sequence ATGATTGCCGATCGCATTCGACGCGCCAGAATTTTACGGGGTCTGAGCCTTGATGGCTTAGCCCAAAAATTGGGCGACGTGACCAAACAAGGGCTGAGCAAGTACGAACAGGGGAAAGTTACCCCGAACTCAACTCGCCTGATTCAATTGGCCAAAGCGTTAGAGGTAAAACCGGAATATTTTTTCCGCAAAGATTCTGTTTCTCTCGCTCCGCTGGAATTTCGAAAATTGGCAAAAATGCCGCGATATCGTCAGGAGCAAGTGGAAGAGCAAATCCGCGAACATCTTGAACGTTATATCGAACTCGAAAAATGTTTTGACGCCGCCGATAATAGCGTCCCGGTCATGGCTCCTCGATCTATCTCCGTTATCTCAGTTGAGGACGCAGAAAATGCAGCATCAACTCTAAGAGACCAATGGAAGATAGGTGGCGACGCCATCGCCAATCTCACCGAACTGCTCGAAGAGCATGGCATCAAGGTAGCGCTTTTAAGCGGTTGTGATGATTTTGATGGCGCCTGCGCGGCTACCAAAGATGAGGAACATGTGCTGGTGGCACTTAATGCTAGCCGTCCGGGTGAACGCATGCGTTTTACTGCAGCGCACGAACTCGGCCACTGGGTGATGGCACTTCCAGCCTCAATGCCCGAAAAAATAAAAGAACTTTGCTGTCATCGATTTGCCGGAGCGTTCCTCTATCCGGCAGAACGCGTCAAGACTGATTTCGGTCACCATCAGCGCTCTCGGGTTCATCCACGCGAATTGTTGAATGCCAAACAGTTATATGGCGTTTCCATGCAAGTCGTTTTGCGCCGTTTGAAGGACCTCAGTTTGCTCAGCGAGCCTGGGTACAAATCTATCAACATTCAATTCAGCGTGAATGGCTGGCGCAAGAATGAACCTGGTGTGTTCCTATCAGAGCGTCCAAGACGATTTGAATCGCTCGTTTTTTGGGGGCTTGCCGAAGATATTTTCACCCTCTCGCGCGCTGCAGAATTTCTCCAACAACCAGTCGGCACTTTTGACACCAGTTTGTCCGACCCGCTGGGGCGAGAATGA
- a CDS encoding porin: protein MVWTLDSSGQQAMGTATLVKGRNWPTYNNEIDYISPTIGGFTAQGVYGMGEVAGSTKKGSTGGLSLAFIQPSYELRAMYDYANDANGQYSSLFQFSKELTLGGTITIDRLKLFAGYQNLSAPGMTGSTGNPDKANQIWLGANYQLSPALTLIAGAYHVKLNQNSGSANLFTLGTNYSLSKRTLLYASIGTVRNSALTSFAVETGTSAVGVNQNAFYSGVSHSF, encoded by the coding sequence GTGGTCTGGACGCTGGATTCCAGTGGACAACAAGCAATGGGCACGGCAACGCTGGTAAAAGGACGTAACTGGCCAACCTACAACAACGAAATCGACTACATCTCTCCAACCATTGGCGGCTTCACGGCCCAAGGCGTGTATGGCATGGGTGAAGTGGCTGGCTCGACCAAAAAAGGTAGCACTGGCGGTCTTTCACTGGCTTTCATTCAGCCAAGCTATGAATTGCGCGCGATGTATGACTACGCCAATGACGCGAATGGCCAATACTCTTCCCTGTTTCAATTCTCAAAAGAGTTGACACTAGGCGGTACGATCACAATCGACCGACTGAAGTTATTTGCCGGTTATCAAAATCTATCCGCGCCCGGCATGACCGGCAGCACGGGCAATCCTGACAAGGCGAACCAGATTTGGCTAGGCGCTAACTACCAGTTGTCACCTGCCCTGACCCTGATCGCTGGCGCGTATCACGTCAAGCTGAACCAAAATAGCGGCAGTGCCAACCTGTTCACGCTGGGCACAAACTACAGCTTGTCCAAACGCACTCTGCTGTATGCAAGTATCGGTACTGTACGCAACAGCGCACTCACCAGCTTTGCTGTAGAGACAGGTACTAGCGCTGTTGGCGTCAATCAGAACGCCTTCTATTCGGGCGTCAGCCATTCGTTCTAA
- the istB gene encoding IS21-like element helper ATPase IstB has translation MMMHTTLAQLRTLKLDGLATGLEEQLTQASMAAMSFEERLALLVDREVHCRNDRKLLRLLKNAHLKYAQAAIEDIDARSGRGIDRREVMSLALGDWVSAGHSILITGPTGAGKSWLACALAQYACRRGYSAVYQRVPRLQEELRIRHGSGSFGKWLLQLAKIDVLVLDDWGMGAIDSTTRSDLLEMIDDRAANRATIITSQLPVDHWHAWIGDATIADAILDRILQRNHRLTLTGDSLRGAERPKTSKKEKTIDPS, from the coding sequence ATGATGATGCATACCACTCTGGCCCAATTGCGGACCTTAAAACTCGATGGCTTAGCGACCGGACTGGAGGAACAATTGACGCAGGCCAGTATGGCGGCGATGAGTTTCGAGGAACGTCTGGCACTCTTGGTTGATCGCGAAGTCCATTGCCGCAATGACCGCAAGCTCCTGCGCCTGCTTAAGAACGCCCACCTGAAATACGCACAAGCGGCGATTGAAGACATTGATGCCCGCTCGGGGCGTGGCATCGACCGCCGTGAAGTGATGAGTCTGGCGCTGGGAGATTGGGTCAGTGCTGGCCACAGCATTCTCATTACCGGACCGACCGGTGCTGGCAAATCGTGGCTGGCCTGCGCACTGGCACAGTACGCCTGTCGGCGCGGATACTCTGCTGTTTATCAACGCGTACCCCGTCTACAGGAAGAACTACGCATCCGGCACGGCAGCGGCAGCTTTGGGAAATGGCTGCTCCAACTCGCCAAGATCGATGTCTTGGTACTTGATGACTGGGGCATGGGCGCGATCGACAGCACGACCCGTTCCGACTTGCTGGAGATGATTGACGACCGGGCGGCAAACAGAGCGACGATTATTACCAGTCAACTTCCTGTTGACCATTGGCATGCCTGGATTGGCGACGCCACTATTGCCGACGCCATCCTGGACCGCATTCTGCAGCGCAATCATCGGCTGACACTGACCGGCGATTCACTGCGTGGCGCAGAACGACCTAAAACCAGCAAAAAGGAGAAAACTATCGACCCATCGTGA
- the istA gene encoding IS21 family transposase, which yields MPVQRITMRKIKDVLRLKLDAKLSHQQIAAALGISKGVVTKYVGLAAVAGLDWSAVQDVDDTELAHRLLVTPERTRDHVQPDYARLHHELRRKGMTLMLLWEEYRADYAQHQTYAYSQFCVNYRQFAKQLKRSMRQIHRAGEKLFIDYAGPTIGLTDGSRAHIFVAALGASSYTYACATPRETMADWLTSTARALRFFGGVPQLIVPDNPKAMIADANRYEPRSNDTVRDFARHYGTSILPARPRHPQDKAKAESAVQIVERWIMARLRHQQFSSVHEVDVAIAPLLSVLNDKPFQKLPGSRASAFAQLDVPALRPLPLQCYEMAHFKTVRVHNDYHVEIGRHHYSVPQALVGQVLEARMTATTVEILHRGQRVASHPRNSGEGGFTTDTLHMPVAHRAQLEWTPQRLIHWGQTIGTATAEAVTRLMAENRHPEHGYRACLGLLSLAKRYGKPRLEAGCMLALQLGACQYRHVRDILKNNRDRTPCAPVGDWVSPDHAHVRGPDYYQ from the coding sequence GTGCCCGTACAAAGGATCACTATGCGTAAGATAAAAGACGTATTACGTTTAAAACTGGATGCCAAACTATCGCACCAGCAGATTGCCGCAGCACTGGGGATTTCAAAAGGAGTCGTCACCAAGTATGTCGGCCTGGCCGCCGTTGCCGGTTTGGACTGGTCGGCGGTGCAAGATGTAGACGACACCGAGTTGGCGCACCGGCTTTTGGTCACGCCAGAACGGACCCGAGACCATGTCCAGCCAGATTACGCCAGGCTGCATCACGAACTGCGGCGCAAGGGGATGACGCTGATGTTGCTATGGGAAGAGTATCGTGCCGATTATGCCCAGCACCAGACCTATGCCTACTCACAGTTCTGCGTGAATTACCGGCAGTTTGCCAAACAGCTCAAACGCTCTATGCGCCAGATTCACCGGGCTGGCGAGAAACTGTTCATTGATTATGCTGGTCCGACTATCGGTCTCACTGATGGTAGCCGTGCCCACATCTTCGTCGCTGCTCTGGGCGCATCGAGCTACACCTATGCCTGTGCTACGCCGCGTGAGACGATGGCCGACTGGCTCACTTCGACAGCGCGTGCGCTGCGCTTCTTCGGCGGGGTACCGCAGTTGATTGTTCCCGATAATCCGAAGGCTATGATCGCCGACGCCAATCGCTACGAACCACGCAGTAACGACACCGTACGCGATTTTGCGCGCCACTACGGCACCTCCATCTTGCCAGCCCGTCCGCGTCATCCTCAGGATAAAGCGAAGGCCGAATCAGCAGTGCAGATCGTCGAGCGCTGGATCATGGCGCGTCTGCGACATCAGCAATTTAGCAGCGTCCACGAGGTCGATGTCGCCATCGCACCGCTGCTGAGCGTACTTAACGATAAGCCGTTTCAGAAGCTACCCGGTAGTCGCGCCAGTGCGTTTGCCCAACTCGATGTCCCGGCGCTACGGCCTTTGCCATTGCAATGTTATGAGATGGCGCATTTCAAGACTGTCAGGGTGCATAACGATTACCACGTTGAGATCGGCCGCCATCACTACAGTGTGCCGCAAGCCCTGGTCGGTCAGGTGCTGGAAGCCCGGATGACAGCGACGACAGTGGAAATCCTGCATCGCGGTCAACGTGTCGCCAGTCATCCGCGCAACAGTGGCGAAGGCGGGTTCACCACCGACACCCTGCATATGCCGGTGGCGCATCGTGCGCAATTGGAATGGACGCCACAGCGACTGATTCACTGGGGACAGACCATCGGTACGGCGACAGCGGAGGCGGTGACGCGTCTGATGGCCGAGAACAGACATCCCGAGCACGGCTACCGTGCCTGTCTTGGTCTGCTGTCATTGGCCAAGCGCTACGGCAAGCCACGTCTTGAAGCAGGATGCATGCTGGCCTTACAGCTCGGTGCCTGCCAATACCGCCACGTCCGTGACATTCTCAAAAATAACCGTGATCGCACACCGTGTGCCCCAGTTGGCGATTGGGTCAGTCCTGACCATGCCCATGTGCGTGGCCCTGATTACTATCAATGA
- a CDS encoding porin, with protein sequence MKTIFKMLLAKPVVVAGLLACACIGNAQAQTNVTIYGRVVDGINYQSNQLTGSVNANNKPIVGGKWGVDGNVWGTSMFGFQGNEDLGGGLKALFQLENGFDGSTGTVNGGSGLWTRRSLVGLSGSLGTLKIGRDLTLPSDVGYSGRS encoded by the coding sequence ATGAAAACAATTTTCAAAATGCTGCTGGCAAAACCAGTCGTTGTCGCTGGCCTACTCGCTTGTGCTTGCATTGGCAACGCGCAAGCGCAAACCAACGTCACGATTTACGGCCGTGTCGTTGACGGCATTAATTATCAAAGTAACCAGCTTACCGGCAGCGTCAATGCCAACAACAAACCCATCGTTGGCGGCAAATGGGGTGTTGATGGCAATGTCTGGGGAACCAGCATGTTCGGCTTTCAAGGCAACGAAGATCTGGGCGGCGGTTTGAAAGCGCTGTTCCAATTGGAAAACGGCTTTGACGGCAGCACTGGCACGGTCAACGGTGGATCGGGTCTGTGGACACGTCGTTCGTTAGTCGGTTTGAGCGGCAGCCTTGGTACTCTGAAAATTGGTCGTGACCTGACACTTCCTAGCGATGTTGGGTATTCTGGCCGATCGTGA
- a CDS encoding sugar ABC transporter substrate-binding protein produces the protein MKLKNRVALAVLTMVAGLAAAADQPIIGLITKTDTNPYFVKMKEGAQEAAKAKGAKLLTAAGKSDGDNAGQIAAIENMIAAGAKVILITPSDAKAIVPALKKARDQGVMVITLDSPTDPQNAADALFATDNFKAGVLVGQYAKAAFGDKPAKIATLDLFPGHPVGIQRHDGFLQGFGIKKGDASIVCMQDSFGDQAKGQTAMENYLQKNPEINLVYTINEPAAAGAYKALKAAGKEKSVMIVSVDGGCDGVRNVKGGVIAATSQQYPLRMASLGVDAGVDYIKTGKKVSGYVDTGVMLITDKKQKNIDSKDSAFGLNACWGMK, from the coding sequence ATGAAACTTAAAAATCGCGTTGCCCTAGCTGTTTTGACCATGGTCGCAGGATTGGCCGCTGCCGCTGATCAACCGATCATCGGGCTGATCACCAAAACTGATACCAATCCGTATTTCGTAAAAATGAAGGAAGGCGCACAAGAAGCCGCTAAAGCCAAAGGCGCTAAGTTGCTGACAGCCGCTGGCAAGTCCGACGGCGATAATGCTGGTCAGATCGCGGCGATTGAAAACATGATTGCGGCGGGTGCAAAAGTTATTCTGATCACGCCAAGCGACGCCAAGGCGATCGTTCCTGCGTTAAAAAAGGCGCGTGACCAAGGCGTGATGGTGATTACCTTAGATAGTCCGACTGACCCGCAAAATGCGGCGGACGCGCTGTTTGCGACGGATAACTTCAAGGCTGGCGTTCTGGTTGGTCAATATGCCAAAGCAGCCTTTGGTGACAAACCGGCCAAGATCGCCACGCTGGATTTATTTCCTGGTCATCCGGTCGGCATCCAGCGTCATGATGGGTTCCTGCAAGGCTTTGGCATCAAAAAAGGTGATGCAAGCATCGTTTGTATGCAGGATAGTTTTGGCGATCAGGCTAAAGGTCAGACTGCGATGGAAAACTACCTGCAAAAGAATCCCGAGATCAACCTTGTCTACACCATTAATGAGCCTGCCGCAGCTGGCGCTTACAAGGCTTTAAAAGCCGCAGGTAAAGAAAAAAGCGTGATGATCGTCTCTGTCGACGGTGGTTGCGACGGTGTGCGCAATGTCAAGGGCGGGGTAATTGCGGCGACTTCCCAGCAGTATCCGCTACGGATGGCGTCCCTCGGCGTTGACGCGGGTGTCGACTACATTAAAACCGGCAAGAAGGTCAGCGGTTACGTTGATACCGGCGTCATGCTGATTACCGATAAAAAGCAAAAAAATATCGACAGCAAAGATAGTGCATTTGGCCTGAACGCTTGTTGGGGCATGAAGTAA
- a CDS encoding ABC transporter permease, whose translation MKRYLDHLPPLSSLGPCIALLVACLFFSTQSDRFLSGENFSLILQQVMVVGVIAIGQTLIILTAGIDLSCGMAMALGSVVMTKFATEHGVHPYLAVICGLMACTLVGYLNGALVTKVKLPAFIVTLGTMNIVFAITQVYSGAQTVTNLPDALLFFGNTFHIGQTNITYGTVLMLGLYLLTWFYLRDTAPGRHIYAVGNNREAARLTGIATDRVLLNVYMLAGLLYGIAALLSVARMGVGDPQAGQTDNLDSITAVVLGGTSLFGGRGMIGGTLIGVMIVGVFRNGLTLMGVPSVFQVMVTGILVILAVATDQFTHKKG comes from the coding sequence ATGAAGCGTTACTTAGATCATTTGCCTCCGCTGTCTTCGCTGGGGCCGTGTATTGCGCTATTAGTCGCATGTCTGTTTTTTTCAACGCAATCCGACCGCTTTTTGAGTGGAGAGAATTTTTCTCTGATTCTGCAACAAGTGATGGTGGTTGGTGTGATTGCCATAGGCCAGACGCTAATTATTTTGACGGCCGGTATTGATTTGTCTTGCGGCATGGCAATGGCGTTAGGTTCGGTTGTGATGACCAAATTCGCTACCGAACACGGCGTGCATCCGTATCTTGCCGTGATATGCGGGTTAATGGCCTGCACGTTGGTTGGCTACCTGAATGGCGCGTTAGTGACCAAGGTCAAATTACCTGCATTTATTGTCACACTCGGCACGATGAATATTGTCTTTGCGATTACGCAGGTGTATTCCGGGGCGCAAACAGTGACCAATCTGCCAGACGCATTACTATTCTTTGGCAATACCTTTCATATCGGCCAGACCAATATTACCTACGGCACGGTGCTGATGTTGGGGCTGTATCTGCTGACGTGGTTTTATCTGCGTGATACTGCGCCAGGACGGCATATTTATGCCGTCGGCAATAACCGTGAAGCGGCACGGCTGACCGGTATTGCGACCGATCGCGTATTACTCAATGTGTATATGCTGGCCGGTTTGTTATACGGCATTGCCGCACTTCTTTCTGTCGCCCGTATGGGCGTGGGCGATCCGCAAGCGGGCCAGACCGATAATCTGGATAGCATCACAGCGGTGGTGCTGGGTGGTACTAGTCTGTTCGGTGGACGCGGCATGATTGGCGGTACGCTGATCGGCGTCATGATTGTGGGCGTATTCCGCAACGGCTTGACCCTGATGGGCGTGCCATCCGTGTTTCAGGTGATGGTAACCGGTATTCTGGTCATTCTGGCAGTTGCTACCGACCAATTCACGCACAAGAAAGGTTGA